One Helicoverpa zea isolate HzStark_Cry1AcR chromosome 20, ilHelZeax1.1, whole genome shotgun sequence genomic region harbors:
- the LOC124640385 gene encoding translation initiation factor IF-2, mitochondrial, which produces MYKTLIFRRFPTKIFKNEFFPQVCGFKKVPLNFSHQWARQLSISYVCCKKRRSPEEKVTENQGRPAIRYSPKSSEVVGIWRNMTVQEVATVLDKDIDHVFKALEFADKNSDVNYTKNTVIHNPQIIRDIVKISGCRFKIVPKPDQDLEDEENKDAVPQPPAPPEKLRPRPPVVCVMGHVDHGKTTLLDALRDTAVVDQEFGGITQHIGAFEVQLASGDKVTFLDTPGHAAFTAMRSRGAHATDIVVLVVAADDGVMEQTVESIRMAREANVPILVAINKIDKPGVNIERTMRSLATQGIVCEALGGDIQAIPVSALKKQNLDTLVEALTLQAQLMELKADPGGYVEGVVIEALLDPRTGKQATVLVQRGTLRRGSIIVAGNGWAKVRVLNSAEGRSVQEAPPSTPVSVLGWRELPSAGDQVLEVSSEKRANEVMRWRHNQRMKEKQAADQEVIAAKEAAHHEQYAARLARKRALGRYKLRADGPREKMIQHDNHPTLTVIVKGDVDGSVEAILDILETYDEHDRVRLDLVHFGVGPVTPNDLETAEMFKAVIYAFNVDCPPAISVDAKKKNIPVKMHNVIYRLVDDVKEEISARIPKTTEEEIIGEANVLQEFIVTENKKKVPVAGCRCVKGTLNRNALYRVIRGQEVIFEGKLASMKHLKDEVTTIKNDMECGLRFEPALQVQAGDSVVCYCRRAAAASTAWDPGF; this is translated from the exons atgtataaaactcTTATATTTAGACG atttccaacaaaaatatttaaaaatgaattttttcctcaagtatgtggattcaAGAAGGTTCCCTTGAATTTTAGCCACCAATGGGCTAGGCAACTATCAATATCTTATGTTTGCTGTAAGAAAAGAAGATCGCCGGAAGAAAAG GTAACAGAGAATCAGGGTAGGCCGGCAATCAGGTATTCACCAAAAAGTTCAGAAGTGGTCGGCATATGGCGTAACATGACTGTGCAGGAAGTAGCTACAGTCCTCGACAAAGATATAG atcaTGTATTCAAAGCGCTAGAGTTTGCGGACAAGAATTCTGATGTAAATTACACAAAGAACACTGTGATACACAACCCTCAGATCATCAGGGATATTGTCAAGATATCCGGCTGTCGCTTCAAGATAGTACCTAAACCTGATCAGGATTTAGAAGATGAGGAG AACAAAGACGCAGTACCGCAGCCCCCCGCCCCGCCCGAGAAGCTCCGCCCCCGGCCGCCAGTAGTCTGCGTGATGGGCCATGTAGACCACGGCAAGACTACCCTACTAGACGCACTAAGAGACACCGCTGTAGTAGACCAGGAGTTTGGAGGCATTACTCAGCATATTGGAGCTTTTGAAG TGCAACTAGCATCAGGCGACAAAGTGACATTCCTAGACACGCCGGGTCACGCGGCGTTCACGGCGATGCGTTCACGCGGCGCCCACGCGACTGACATCGTCGTGTTGGTGGTGGCTGCTGATGACGGCGTGATGGAGCAGACTGTGGAATCTATTAGGATGGCGAGGGAGGCTAATG TTCCAATACTTGTGGCGATCAACAAAATCGACAAACCAGGTGTGAACATT GAACGCACAATGCGCTCTCTAGCGACACAAGGCATAGTTTGCGAAGCGCTCGGCGGTGACATCCAGGCCATACCCGTGTCTGCTTTGAAGAAACAGAATCTTGATACGCTGGTCGAAGCTCTGACTTTGCAAGCCCAGCTCATGGAGCTGAAGGCTGACCCTGGAGGGTATGTTGAGGGTGTCGTTATAGAAGCCCTGTTGGACCCTAGGACTGG AAAACAAGCAACAGTATTAGTACAACGCGGTACGTTACGGCGAGGGAGCATCATTGTCGCAGGCAACGGGTGGGCTAAG GTTAGAGTACTAAACTCGGCGGAAGGCAGGTCGGTACAAGAGGCGCCGCCGTCAACACCCGTGTCAGTACTCGGCTGGAGGGAGCTGCCCTCAGCCGGTGACCAGGTGCTGGAAGTTAGTTCTGAG AAACGTGCCAACGAGGTAATGCGGTGGCGTCACAACCAGCGCATGAAGGAGAAGCAAGCCGCCGACCAGGAGGTCATCGCTGCCAAGGAGGCGGCTCATCACGAGCAGTACGCGGCCAGGCTCGCCCGCAAGCGAGCACTGGGCAGATACAAGCTGCGAGCCGACGGACCCAGGGAGAAGATGATACAACATGACAACCATCCCACGCTCACTGTCATCGTTAAAG GTGATGTGGACGGTTCAGTGGAGGCTATCCTGGACATCTTGGAGACGTATGACGAGCACGACCGAGTCAGGCTGGACTTGGTGCACTTCGGTGTGGGACCCGTCACGCCTAATGATTTAGAG ACGGCAGAAATGTTCAAAGCTGTGATTTACGCGTTCAACGTGGACTGCCCGCCGGCGATATCGGTCGACGCCAAGAAAAAGAACATACCTGTCAAGATGCATAACGTCATATATAGGCTGGTTGATGATGTGAAAGAGGAAATCAGTGCCAGGATACCTAAGACGACTGAGGAGGAGATTATTG GCGAAGCGAATGTCCTACAAGAATTCATAGTGACTGAGAACAAGAAGAAAGTCCCAGTCGCCGGCTGCCGCTGTGTGAAGGGCACGCTCAATAGGAACGCGCTGTATAGGGTTATAAGGGGACAAGAGGTCATTTTTGAAG